A part of Corynebacterium afermentans subsp. lipophilum genomic DNA contains:
- a CDS encoding ABC transporter permease: MLNLFPAEWTKLRSTASFWWTSALIIAFGAFYGALFGTASKLGGMPYAPLTVAATMALTTAIIVIVQASMTVTTEYRFGIPSTNFRVAPKRWQVAVAKLVLGAALAALLTFFGLVVAFAIGDLTAPVPANWVSNTASRRALWAIPLGMALITLFQQGVGWIVRNTSGAVVTGMGMMLLVESIVSFIPRYGADVAKFLPFGNLMAFMTNSPTQDWTLPVSLLIFAVWAVVAWIVGVVLLETRDA, from the coding sequence ATGCTTAACCTGTTTCCCGCCGAGTGGACCAAACTGCGCTCCACCGCCTCCTTCTGGTGGACCTCCGCGCTGATCATCGCCTTCGGCGCCTTCTACGGAGCCCTGTTCGGCACCGCATCCAAACTCGGCGGCATGCCGTACGCGCCCTTGACCGTCGCCGCCACCATGGCGCTGACCACCGCGATCATCGTGATCGTGCAGGCATCCATGACCGTGACCACCGAGTACCGCTTCGGCATCCCGTCGACAAACTTCAGGGTTGCTCCGAAGCGGTGGCAGGTGGCCGTCGCAAAGCTTGTGCTCGGTGCTGCGCTGGCCGCTTTGCTGACCTTCTTCGGGCTTGTCGTCGCCTTCGCAATCGGCGATCTCACCGCGCCCGTGCCCGCGAACTGGGTGAGCAACACCGCTTCCCGCCGCGCCCTGTGGGCCATCCCCCTCGGCATGGCCCTGATCACCCTGTTCCAGCAGGGGGTCGGCTGGATCGTGCGCAACACCTCGGGCGCCGTGGTCACCGGCATGGGCATGATGCTGCTGGTGGAATCTATCGTCAGCTTCATCCCGCGCTACGGCGCCGACGTGGCCAAGTTCCTGCCGTTTGGCAACCTCATGGCGTTCATGACCAACAGCCCCACCCAGGACTGGACACTGCCCGTGTCGCTGCTGATCTTCGCCGTGTGGGCTGTGGTGGCTTGGATCGTCGGCGTGGTGCTGCTGGAGACCCGCGACGCGTAG
- a CDS encoding ABC transporter ATP-binding protein has product MIEVQGLTKRYGAVQAVDDLTFTVKPGVVTGFLGPNGAGKSTTMRMILGLDRPTSGTALIDGVPYRQLPNPARKVGALLDAKGVHPNRSARASLLWQAQAAGLPRTRVDEVLELVGLSDVAGKHVGGFSLGMGQRLGIAAALLGDPEYLILDEPVNGLDPAGIRWVRGLLQSLAAEGRTVLVSSHLLAEMAQTAEDLIIIGRGRLVANTSMAEFIRANSGVTTIVRTPTEDAAASLAAALQHADTAMPFTRAVDADGRAVFEIPDRTSDDVGRVAFAAGVPLSELAERRASLEEAYMQSTEGHAQYVSGGTNA; this is encoded by the coding sequence ATGATTGAAGTGCAAGGCCTGACCAAACGGTACGGCGCCGTCCAAGCGGTTGACGACCTCACGTTCACCGTCAAACCCGGCGTCGTCACCGGCTTCCTCGGCCCCAACGGCGCAGGTAAATCCACCACCATGCGCATGATCTTGGGCCTGGACCGCCCCACATCCGGCACCGCGCTCATCGACGGCGTGCCCTACCGCCAGCTTCCCAACCCCGCGCGCAAAGTGGGCGCGCTTCTCGACGCTAAAGGCGTCCACCCCAACCGCTCCGCCCGCGCCAGCCTGCTCTGGCAAGCGCAAGCCGCCGGGCTGCCGCGCACCCGCGTGGACGAAGTGCTCGAGCTGGTGGGCTTAAGCGACGTCGCCGGCAAACACGTCGGCGGGTTCTCCCTCGGCATGGGCCAGCGCCTCGGCATCGCGGCGGCGCTGCTCGGCGACCCGGAGTACCTGATCCTGGACGAGCCCGTCAACGGCCTCGATCCTGCCGGCATCCGCTGGGTGCGCGGGCTGTTGCAGTCCCTGGCGGCCGAGGGGCGCACCGTGCTCGTGTCCTCCCACCTGCTCGCCGAGATGGCGCAGACCGCCGAAGACCTGATCATCATCGGCCGCGGCCGCCTGGTTGCCAACACGTCCATGGCCGAGTTCATCCGCGCAAACTCGGGCGTGACCACCATCGTGCGCACACCCACAGAAGACGCCGCCGCCTCCTTGGCCGCCGCGCTGCAGCACGCCGACACGGCCATGCCCTTCACACGGGCCGTGGACGCCGACGGCCGCGCCGTGTTCGAAATCCCGGACCGCACCTCCGACGACGTCGGCCGCGTCGCCTTCGCCGCCGGGGTGCCGCTGTCCGAGCTCGCCGAGCGCCGCGCCTCCCTGGAAGAGGCCTACATGCAATCCACCGAGGGCCACGCCCAGTACGTCTCCGGAGGTACCAATGCTTAA
- a CDS encoding NUDIX domain-containing protein — protein sequence MLGDGNGWVTTPDGTKLWGRFGAAGLFLIAGQGADAKVLLQHRATWTAQGGTWGIPGGARDSHETPAQAAVRESVEECAIDPERINVVEEVVTTELPEWSYTTVIALCQAPLAVTANEESEELRWVGLHEVSGFELHPGFAASLSSVLAKAMVHTEPHD from the coding sequence ATGCTTGGCGACGGAAACGGCTGGGTCACCACACCCGACGGCACAAAACTCTGGGGGCGCTTCGGCGCCGCCGGCCTTTTTCTCATCGCCGGTCAGGGAGCAGACGCGAAAGTGCTGCTGCAGCATCGCGCCACCTGGACCGCCCAGGGCGGAACCTGGGGCATCCCCGGCGGCGCCCGCGACAGCCACGAAACCCCAGCGCAGGCGGCGGTGCGCGAGTCCGTGGAGGAGTGCGCCATCGACCCGGAGCGTATCAACGTAGTCGAGGAAGTAGTCACCACGGAGCTGCCGGAGTGGAGCTACACCACCGTCATCGCGCTGTGCCAGGCGCCGCTGGCCGTGACCGCCAACGAGGAATCGGAGGAACTGCGTTGGGTTGGCCTGCATGAGGTTTCGGGGTTTGAGCTGCACCCGGGCTTCGCGGCCTCGCTCAGCAGTGTGCTCGCCAAAGCCATGGTGCATACTGAACCGCATGATTGA
- a CDS encoding glutamate ABC transporter substrate-binding protein: MRTTWAASAAAVTALVLALAGCSEEPSPVRATIAPEQETSTTRELLPLPPGATLEGAQGVPAEPYVSSKLEWEGSLNPREAEEATPNVDRIKRRGRLVVGIDQSLYLLAFRDTASGELRGLEVDLARAIAEDIFDEESTGINRLDLRFVDSAARAEALNNGEVDIVIRTMSITRERAESIDFSTPYLTSGVRVLVPRDRGVDDINQLGGKTVCIVDGTNLTQIARTFTPHSEILRTRSWSDCLMATQQFQADAIMADDSILAGLSAQDPYAKILPGTLASQYYGVGIPKGQADLVRQVNTTLERMRNDGTWSQLYSTWLGGSIAESSPPPLMYRKEGQ; the protein is encoded by the coding sequence ATGAGAACGACGTGGGCCGCGAGCGCGGCGGCTGTAACGGCGCTGGTACTGGCGCTGGCAGGCTGCTCCGAGGAGCCGTCGCCGGTGCGCGCCACCATCGCCCCGGAGCAGGAAACCTCCACCACCCGCGAGCTGCTGCCGCTGCCGCCCGGCGCGACACTCGAAGGCGCGCAGGGGGTGCCGGCGGAACCCTACGTGTCGTCGAAATTGGAATGGGAGGGCTCGCTCAATCCGCGCGAGGCCGAGGAAGCCACCCCGAACGTAGACCGCATCAAGCGCCGCGGCCGGCTGGTGGTGGGCATCGACCAGTCCCTGTACTTGCTGGCGTTCCGCGACACCGCCAGCGGCGAGCTGCGCGGGCTGGAGGTGGACCTCGCCCGCGCGATCGCGGAGGACATTTTCGACGAGGAAAGCACCGGGATCAACCGCCTGGACCTGCGGTTTGTGGACTCGGCGGCGCGCGCCGAGGCGCTGAACAACGGCGAGGTGGACATTGTCATCCGCACCATGTCTATTACCCGGGAGCGCGCGGAGTCGATCGATTTTTCCACCCCGTACCTGACCTCTGGCGTGCGGGTTCTGGTGCCGCGGGACCGGGGAGTGGACGACATCAACCAGCTGGGCGGCAAAACGGTGTGCATCGTCGACGGCACGAACCTGACCCAGATCGCGCGCACGTTCACACCGCATTCGGAGATTTTGCGCACCCGCTCCTGGTCCGACTGCCTAATGGCTACGCAGCAGTTCCAGGCGGACGCGATTATGGCGGACGATTCCATCCTGGCGGGCTTGTCCGCGCAGGACCCGTACGCGAAGATCCTGCCGGGCACGCTGGCCTCGCAGTACTACGGCGTGGGGATCCCGAAGGGCCAGGCGGACCTGGTGAGGCAGGTCAACACGACGCTGGAGCGGATGCGTAACGACGGCACGTGGTCGCAGCTCTACTCCACCTGGCTCGGAGGCTCCATCGCGGAGTCCTCCCCGCCACCGCTGATGTACCGCAAGGAGGGGCAGTGA
- a CDS encoding serine/threonine protein kinase, translating into MSTERNEQDPLEQHTEAVAFDPFADDEDDAEPGTEAVAFDPFADDETDYSAMGEMAGLLKDLDELRKGSNREDTSQRSRRLALDTFRERRGTRRATRVVADGMVELPWVEPTEPKEALIDPEPAVVEKGIAPPTLHPGDVVASQYEIMGVIAHGGMGWIYLAQDHHVAGRVVVLKGLHSTDNPDEAAAAAAEREFLAEMAHPGIVQIFNFIDDPRVPGGFTVMEYVGGPSLRAWRNASTSKVLQPDIAIAYMLEVLPALDYLHSRGVVYNDLKPDNIIVTEDQVKLIDMGAVSGIGAYGFIYGTKGFQAPEVATEGPSVSSDVYTVGRTLASLVVDLPQTDGVYDPGLPSPIDEPLFRQYTSLYRLLARCCNEDPAQRFTSLIELEAQMLGVLREIVAVRDGRTYPAQHSLFSPQRTTFGTKHLVFRTDQLIDGIARSVDITPQEVVAALPSPLVNRDDVGAAMLQGSSYAEPRETLETLRQAMTTPQYEHSVEIPFGVVRTMLDLGLTTQARTWLRSLSERFGDNWRYFWYAGVVETLLGDFNSAKTSFSEVLNQLPGEAAPKLALAAVSELLLQEGGYQSSELLHDELAPAAAGLSQHLRDVPDDVFEHMAADGVTDGTWSLTVTSPEGLRFHATRLYALVWMTNPTTVSSAFGLARMLMCEREVGLAIKALDKVPNASRHYRMAQLTAILCLVTEGATEDHIRLAARRLEQIPSTEPRFLQIKVAVIEAGLTYLRSHEASTNVALFEYPFTIRGLRRGLAQTLRDQARVAPYPKHRYALVDLANKVRPATWF; encoded by the coding sequence GTGAGCACGGAACGCAATGAACAGGACCCGCTGGAGCAGCACACCGAGGCGGTGGCCTTCGACCCCTTCGCGGATGATGAGGATGACGCCGAGCCGGGCACCGAGGCGGTAGCGTTTGACCCCTTCGCCGACGACGAGACGGACTACTCCGCCATGGGCGAAATGGCCGGCCTACTCAAAGACTTGGACGAGCTGCGCAAGGGCAGCAACCGCGAGGACACCTCCCAGCGCTCACGCAGGCTCGCCCTCGACACGTTCCGCGAGCGCCGCGGCACCCGCCGCGCCACCCGCGTCGTCGCCGACGGCATGGTTGAGCTGCCCTGGGTGGAGCCCACCGAACCGAAAGAGGCGCTGATCGACCCGGAGCCGGCCGTGGTGGAAAAGGGCATCGCCCCGCCGACACTGCACCCGGGCGACGTGGTGGCCAGCCAGTACGAAATCATGGGCGTGATCGCCCACGGCGGCATGGGCTGGATCTACCTGGCGCAAGACCACCACGTGGCCGGGCGCGTGGTGGTGCTCAAAGGGCTGCACTCCACAGACAACCCGGACGAAGCGGCGGCTGCCGCGGCCGAGCGCGAGTTCCTGGCGGAAATGGCCCACCCCGGCATCGTGCAGATCTTCAACTTCATCGACGATCCGCGCGTGCCCGGCGGGTTCACTGTCATGGAGTACGTGGGCGGGCCGAGTTTGCGGGCATGGCGGAATGCGTCGACAAGCAAGGTGCTCCAACCCGACATCGCGATCGCGTACATGCTCGAAGTGCTGCCGGCGCTGGACTACCTGCACTCGCGCGGCGTGGTGTACAACGACCTGAAGCCGGACAACATCATCGTCACCGAAGACCAGGTCAAGCTCATCGACATGGGCGCGGTCTCCGGCATCGGCGCCTACGGGTTCATCTACGGCACGAAGGGGTTCCAGGCGCCGGAGGTGGCAACCGAAGGGCCTTCCGTATCCTCCGACGTGTACACGGTGGGCCGCACGCTGGCCTCGCTGGTGGTGGACCTGCCGCAGACCGACGGGGTGTACGACCCGGGCCTGCCCTCCCCCATCGACGAGCCGCTGTTTCGCCAATACACCTCCCTGTACCGTTTGCTCGCCCGCTGCTGCAACGAGGACCCGGCGCAGCGCTTCACCAGCCTGATCGAGCTGGAGGCGCAGATGCTCGGCGTGCTGCGAGAAATCGTCGCCGTGCGCGACGGGCGCACCTACCCCGCGCAGCACTCCCTGTTCTCCCCGCAACGTACGACGTTCGGCACAAAGCACCTCGTCTTCCGCACCGACCAGCTCATCGACGGAATCGCCCGTAGCGTGGACATCACCCCGCAGGAAGTCGTTGCCGCTCTGCCGTCGCCGCTGGTCAACCGCGACGACGTCGGCGCCGCCATGCTGCAGGGCTCCTCCTACGCCGAGCCGCGCGAAACGCTGGAGACGCTGCGTCAAGCCATGACCACACCGCAGTACGAGCACTCCGTGGAAATCCCCTTCGGAGTCGTGCGCACCATGCTCGACCTCGGTCTGACCACCCAGGCGCGCACCTGGCTGCGCTCACTTTCGGAGCGCTTCGGCGACAACTGGCGCTACTTCTGGTACGCGGGCGTTGTGGAGACACTGTTGGGCGACTTCAACTCCGCTAAGACCTCTTTCTCCGAAGTGCTCAATCAGCTACCCGGCGAGGCCGCACCGAAACTCGCCCTCGCCGCAGTCAGCGAGCTCCTCCTGCAGGAGGGCGGGTATCAATCGAGCGAGCTGCTTCACGACGAGCTCGCGCCCGCCGCAGCCGGCCTTAGCCAACACCTCCGCGACGTGCCGGACGACGTGTTCGAGCACATGGCCGCCGACGGCGTCACCGACGGCACCTGGTCGCTGACCGTGACCTCCCCCGAGGGGCTGCGCTTCCACGCCACCCGCCTCTACGCGCTGGTGTGGATGACCAACCCCACCACCGTCTCCTCCGCATTCGGCCTGGCCCGGATGCTCATGTGCGAGCGCGAAGTGGGTCTGGCCATCAAGGCTCTGGACAAGGTCCCCAATGCGTCGCGCCACTACCGCATGGCGCAGCTGACCGCCATTTTGTGCCTGGTTACGGAGGGCGCCACTGAAGACCACATCCGGCTCGCCGCCCGCAGGCTGGAGCAGATCCCCTCCACCGAACCGCGGTTTTTGCAGATCAAAGTCGCCGTCATCGAGGCCGGCCTGACGTACCTGCGTTCCCACGAGGCGTCGACCAACGTGGCGCTCTTCGAGTACCCGTTCACCATCCGGGGGCTGCGCCGCGGCCTCGCCCAGACGCTGCGGGACCAAGCCCGAGTGGCGCCGTACCCGAAGCACCGGTACGCGCTGGTGGACCTCGCCAACAAGGTCCGCCCCGCCACCTGGTTCTAG